In Microbacterium sp. SLBN-146, one genomic interval encodes:
- the ybeY gene encoding rRNA maturation RNase YbeY — MTIEIGNESGAAVDETVLLRLTEHNLAQLHVSADADVAILLVDEGAMEALHVQWMDEPGPTDVLSFPMDELRPGSEEAPTPPGLLGDIVLCPQVAETQALAARHSTMDELILLTTHGLLHLLGFDHAEPEEEREMFGLQKELIHSFQASERRRRA, encoded by the coding sequence ATGACGATAGAGATCGGCAACGAATCGGGGGCAGCGGTCGATGAGACCGTCCTCCTCCGACTCACGGAGCACAATCTGGCACAGCTCCACGTGAGCGCGGACGCCGACGTCGCGATCCTCCTGGTCGACGAGGGCGCCATGGAAGCCCTGCACGTCCAGTGGATGGACGAGCCGGGCCCGACGGACGTGCTCAGCTTCCCCATGGATGAGCTGCGGCCGGGCTCGGAGGAAGCTCCGACGCCTCCCGGCCTCCTCGGAGACATCGTGCTGTGTCCGCAGGTCGCCGAGACCCAGGCCCTCGCGGCCCGGCACTCGACCATGGACGAGCTCATCCTCCTCACGACGCATGGCCTCCTGCATCTGCTGGGGTTCGACCATGCCGAGCCCGAGGAGGAGCGCGAGATGTTCGGCCTGCAGAAGGAGCTCATCCACAGCTTCCAGGCATCCGAACGCCGCCGTCGCGCATGA
- a CDS encoding hemolysin family protein, whose protein sequence is MTEALLLLAAALLVAFGGLMAAIDAALGVTSRADLVDMAASGRNSSSLERIAADPPAHATAVVFIRILAETGAAVLVTVAFTVLFENIWWAMLAAVVLMTGISFVLVGASPRAWGRQHATRLLRGAAPVIRGVRLFLGPLAHGLVALGTRVTPGVARGSSFASEEQLLSIIDEAAENELIEEDDRELIHSVFEFTDTYVREVMVPRTDMVTVDAAASSREAMKTFLEKGVSRVPVMDHDADDVVGVLYLKDLVQFGFGGESGWRDAPIAKITRPAVFVPESMMAETLLQQMKRDAVHVCLVIDEYGGVSGLVTLEDLIEELVGEIADEYDPKADEVTEIEPGRYRVSARLDLDDVGELFGIELEDDDVDSIGGLLGKALGRVPQPGSTADYEGLTLTGGASRGQGRGIATVFVERAEQPEETEETATRGPRTEEIRLPRTDETRTVKNESRTKNEARVKKEKR, encoded by the coding sequence ATGACAGAAGCGCTTCTCCTTCTCGCCGCCGCGCTGCTCGTGGCCTTCGGCGGACTCATGGCGGCGATCGATGCTGCGCTGGGCGTGACGTCTCGCGCCGACCTCGTAGACATGGCCGCCTCCGGCCGCAACTCCTCCTCGCTCGAGCGGATCGCAGCCGATCCGCCGGCGCACGCGACGGCAGTCGTCTTCATCCGCATCCTCGCCGAGACGGGTGCCGCGGTGCTCGTCACGGTGGCTTTCACGGTGCTCTTCGAGAACATCTGGTGGGCGATGCTCGCCGCCGTCGTCCTGATGACCGGGATCTCCTTCGTCCTCGTGGGGGCAAGCCCGCGGGCATGGGGCAGGCAGCACGCGACCCGGCTGCTGCGCGGCGCGGCGCCCGTCATCCGCGGCGTTCGGCTCTTCCTCGGGCCCCTCGCCCACGGACTCGTCGCGCTGGGAACGCGCGTGACACCCGGCGTCGCGCGAGGATCGTCATTCGCGTCGGAGGAGCAGCTCCTCAGCATCATCGACGAGGCGGCTGAGAACGAGCTCATCGAAGAGGACGACCGCGAGCTCATCCACTCGGTCTTCGAGTTCACCGACACGTACGTGCGCGAAGTGATGGTGCCCCGCACCGACATGGTGACGGTGGATGCCGCGGCGTCGTCGCGCGAAGCGATGAAGACGTTCCTGGAGAAGGGCGTGTCCCGCGTTCCCGTCATGGACCACGACGCGGACGACGTCGTCGGCGTGCTGTATCTCAAGGACCTCGTGCAGTTCGGCTTCGGCGGCGAATCGGGCTGGCGTGACGCGCCCATCGCGAAGATCACACGACCCGCGGTCTTCGTGCCGGAGTCGATGATGGCCGAGACGCTGCTGCAGCAGATGAAGCGCGACGCCGTGCATGTCTGCCTCGTCATCGACGAGTACGGTGGCGTCTCGGGTCTCGTGACCCTCGAGGACCTCATCGAGGAGCTCGTCGGCGAGATCGCCGACGAATACGATCCCAAGGCAGACGAAGTCACGGAGATCGAACCGGGACGCTATCGCGTCAGCGCCCGACTCGATCTCGACGACGTCGGAGAACTCTTCGGCATCGAGCTCGAGGACGACGACGTCGACTCCATCGGCGGCCTCCTCGGCAAGGCGCTCGGACGTGTTCCGCAGCCCGGTTCCACGGCGGACTACGAGGGTCTCACGCTCACGGGTGGTGCCTCTCGAGGACAGGGCCGAGGCATCGCGACGGTCTTCGTCGAACGCGCAGAGCAGCCGGAGGAGACCGAGGAGACGGCGACCCGCGGTCCACGCACCGAGGAGATCCGGCTCCCGAGGACCGACGAGACCCGAACCGTCAAGAACGAGTCGCGCACGAAGAACGAGGCGCGCGTCAAGAAGGAGAAGCGCTGA
- the era gene encoding GTPase Era → MASESSTGRSGFVTFVGRPNVGKSTLTNALVGEKVAITSDKPQTTRRAIRGILNRPEGQIVIVDTPGIHKPRTLLGQRLNDLVETVLGDVDVIGFCVPATEKVGPGDRRIAESLSGYPRSKKVAIVTKTDAATREQVTERLLEVDALREDWAAVIPLSALTREQLDVVTRELLELLPEGPPLYPEDIVTDESLEDRIAEIIREAALEGVRDELPHSIAVTIEDMARRDTGSMTDIHANVVVERDSQKAIIIGHRGSRLRDVGARAREQIEPLVGTKVFLKLHVRVAKEWQRDPKQLGRLGF, encoded by the coding sequence ATGGCGTCCGAGTCCTCGACCGGCAGATCCGGGTTCGTCACGTTCGTCGGTCGTCCCAACGTCGGGAAGTCGACCCTCACGAACGCGCTCGTCGGCGAAAAGGTCGCCATCACCAGCGACAAGCCGCAGACGACCAGGCGCGCGATCCGCGGCATCCTGAACCGCCCGGAGGGCCAGATCGTCATCGTCGACACGCCGGGGATCCACAAGCCACGCACACTTCTCGGGCAGCGGCTCAACGATCTCGTCGAGACGGTGCTCGGAGATGTCGACGTCATCGGATTCTGCGTCCCGGCGACGGAGAAGGTGGGCCCCGGCGATCGGCGCATCGCGGAGTCGCTGTCGGGATATCCGCGGTCGAAGAAGGTGGCGATCGTGACCAAGACGGATGCCGCGACGCGCGAACAGGTGACCGAGCGGCTCCTCGAGGTCGACGCGCTCCGCGAGGACTGGGCGGCGGTGATCCCGCTTTCTGCGCTCACGAGGGAGCAACTCGATGTCGTGACGCGAGAGCTCCTGGAGCTCCTTCCCGAGGGACCGCCGCTGTATCCCGAGGACATCGTCACCGACGAGTCACTCGAGGACCGCATCGCCGAGATCATCCGCGAAGCGGCGCTCGAGGGCGTCCGCGATGAGCTTCCCCACTCGATCGCCGTGACGATCGAGGACATGGCCCGGCGTGACACGGGTTCGATGACCGATATCCACGCGAACGTCGTCGTCGAACGCGACAGTCAGAAGGCGATCATCATCGGGCACCGGGGATCACGTCTGCGCGATGTCGGCGCACGCGCGCGCGAGCAGATCGAACCGCTCGTGGGCACGAAGGTCTTCCTGAAGCTGCACGTGCGGGTCGCGAAGGAGTGGCAGCGCGACCCGAAGCAGTTGGGTCGCCTGGGCTTCTGA
- the leuA gene encoding 2-isopropylmalate synthase, producing MQNTQQPSGMPTHKYRAYDEQFDVRLPDRTWPDARITTAPRWCAVDLRDGNQALIDPMSPERKRIMFDLLVGMGYKEIEVGFPSASQTDFDFVRHLIEDGAIPDDVTIQVLTQAREHLIERTYEAIAGAKQAIVHLYNSTSVLQREVVFRTDRQGIIDIALEGARLCRQFEKRIPDTTVFYQYSPESYTGTELDFAVDVCNQVIEIFEPTPDRKVIINLPATVEMATPNIYADSIEWMSRNLDHRENIILSLHPHNDRGTAIAAAELGYMAGADRIEGCLFGNGERTGNVDLVALGINLLTQGIDPQIDFSDIDHIKRTAEYCNQLPVHERSPWAGDLVFTAFSGSHQDAIKKGFEAMEARAASQGVDVDAIEWAVPYLPIDPKDLGRSYEAVIRVNSQSGKGGVAYLLKTDHALDLPRRLQIDFSGVVQAKTDAEGGEVTSEQIWSIFTDEYLPSTVADDKWGRFELLGTRTASDMTGDVTLEVKLRDGDEPHDATGHGNGPIAAFLDVLQARGFDITLYDYVEHTLSAGGDAQAAAYVELQVDGERLWGVGIDGDISTASLKAIVSGVNRAIRTRERSQELASV from the coding sequence ATGCAGAACACCCAGCAGCCTTCGGGCATGCCGACCCACAAGTACCGTGCGTACGACGAGCAGTTCGACGTACGTCTTCCCGACCGCACGTGGCCTGACGCCCGCATCACGACGGCACCGCGCTGGTGCGCCGTCGACCTTCGGGACGGCAACCAGGCGCTCATCGATCCCATGAGCCCCGAGCGCAAGCGCATCATGTTCGACCTGCTGGTCGGCATGGGCTACAAGGAGATCGAGGTCGGCTTCCCGTCGGCCAGTCAGACCGACTTCGACTTCGTCCGCCACCTCATCGAGGACGGCGCGATCCCCGACGACGTGACCATCCAGGTGCTGACGCAAGCACGGGAGCACCTCATCGAGCGGACGTACGAGGCCATCGCCGGCGCGAAGCAGGCCATCGTCCACCTCTACAACTCGACCAGCGTGCTCCAGCGAGAGGTCGTCTTCCGCACCGATCGACAGGGCATCATCGACATCGCGCTCGAAGGCGCTCGTCTGTGCCGTCAGTTCGAGAAGCGCATTCCCGACACGACGGTCTTCTACCAGTACTCGCCGGAGAGCTACACGGGCACCGAGCTCGATTTCGCCGTCGACGTCTGCAACCAGGTGATCGAGATCTTCGAGCCGACGCCCGACCGCAAGGTCATCATCAACCTCCCCGCGACGGTCGAGATGGCCACGCCCAACATCTACGCCGACTCGATCGAGTGGATGAGCCGCAATCTGGACCACCGCGAGAACATCATCCTGTCGCTGCATCCCCACAACGACCGGGGTACGGCGATCGCTGCGGCTGAGCTCGGATACATGGCTGGTGCCGACCGCATCGAGGGCTGCCTGTTCGGCAACGGGGAGCGCACCGGCAATGTCGACCTGGTCGCGCTCGGCATCAATCTGCTGACGCAGGGCATCGACCCGCAGATCGATTTCAGCGATATCGATCACATCAAGCGGACGGCCGAGTACTGCAATCAACTGCCCGTTCACGAGCGGAGCCCCTGGGCCGGCGACCTGGTCTTCACGGCCTTCTCGGGATCGCACCAGGATGCGATCAAGAAGGGCTTCGAGGCGATGGAGGCACGTGCCGCCTCGCAGGGCGTCGACGTGGATGCGATCGAGTGGGCCGTGCCCTATCTGCCCATCGATCCGAAGGATCTCGGCCGCTCGTACGAAGCGGTCATCCGGGTCAACTCGCAGTCCGGCAAGGGTGGCGTGGCCTATCTCCTGAAGACCGACCACGCTCTCGATCTGCCGCGCCGCCTCCAGATCGATTTCTCGGGCGTCGTTCAGGCCAAGACCGACGCCGAGGGCGGCGAGGTCACGAGCGAGCAGATCTGGTCGATCTTCACCGACGAGTATCTGCCGTCCACCGTCGCAGACGACAAGTGGGGACGGTTCGAGCTGCTCGGAACCCGCACAGCGAGCGACATGACCGGTGATGTCACGCTCGAGGTGAAGCTCCGAGACGGCGACGAGCCGCACGACGCCACGGGCCACGGCAACGGACCGATCGCGGCGTTCCTCGACGTCCTGCAGGCTCGCGGTTTCGACATCACGCTGTACGACTACGTCGAGCACACCCTGAGCGCCGGCGGAGATGCACAGGCTGCCGCCTACGTCGAGCTGCAGGTGGACGGTGAGCGCCTGTGGGGAGTCGGCATCGACGGAGACATCTCGACGGCCTCGCTCAAGGCGATCGTGTCGGGCGTCAACCGGGCGATCCGGACGCGCGAACGCTCGCAGGAGCTCGCGAGCGTGTGA
- a CDS encoding trimeric intracellular cation channel family protein, with protein sequence MDEPLFVIPLWADLTAVALGGVQGALFASGFRGERRLDLLGVAIIGIVMGMGGGLIRDLLLNVSPVTLQSNWYLLTATAAALVGMLLAGIFQRLNAVIVGLDAIVIGLFGAFGTGKALALGLPAVPAIFVGVCSAVGGGILRDMIMGLPVAIMHVGSLYAVAAGAGCAVLAGAHALGAPLVAASIAGIAVTAVIRLLAVIFDISLPEQRALHRRKVAVETSAIPIVKS encoded by the coding sequence GTGGACGAGCCGCTCTTCGTGATCCCGTTGTGGGCTGATCTGACCGCTGTCGCGCTCGGCGGTGTGCAGGGGGCGCTTTTCGCGTCGGGGTTCCGCGGAGAGCGGAGGTTGGATCTGCTCGGGGTCGCGATCATCGGAATCGTCATGGGCATGGGCGGCGGACTCATCCGCGACCTTCTGCTGAACGTGTCACCCGTCACTCTGCAGAGCAACTGGTACCTGCTGACGGCGACGGCCGCCGCGCTCGTGGGCATGCTTCTGGCGGGGATCTTCCAGCGATTGAACGCCGTCATCGTGGGTCTCGATGCCATCGTCATCGGCCTCTTCGGGGCTTTCGGGACGGGCAAGGCCCTCGCCCTCGGACTTCCCGCCGTCCCCGCGATCTTCGTCGGGGTCTGCTCCGCCGTCGGCGGCGGCATCCTTCGCGACATGATCATGGGGCTCCCCGTCGCGATCATGCACGTCGGGTCGCTCTATGCCGTCGCCGCGGGCGCGGGCTGCGCCGTCCTGGCCGGCGCGCACGCCCTGGGTGCGCCGCTCGTCGCCGCCTCCATCGCGGGAATCGCCGTCACCGCCGTCATCCGGCTGCTGGCCGTCATCTTCGACATCTCGCTGCCCGAGCAGCGGGCGCTCCATCGCCGCAAGGTCGCCGTGGAGACGTCGGCGATCCCGATCGTCAAGTCCTGA
- the recO gene encoding DNA repair protein RecO: MPTYRDEVVVLRTHKLGEADRILTLLSRRHGKIRAVAKGVRRTSSRFGARLEPFMVADVQLYQGRSLDIVQQAESLGSYGADIAVHYDRYTSAHAMVEAADRLNEAEATPQQYLLLVGGLRALARGEHASRSILDSYLLRAMALSGWAPGLGECARCGRPGPHDYFVAQLGGAVCAECAPVGSARIASATSALLGALMAGEWDDVDAASAGTTASASGLIAAYAQWHLERGIRSLSHVSSGEER; the protein is encoded by the coding sequence GTGCCCACCTACCGCGACGAGGTCGTGGTGCTCCGAACCCACAAGCTGGGTGAAGCAGACCGTATCCTCACGCTCCTCAGCCGCCGCCATGGCAAGATCCGCGCCGTGGCGAAGGGAGTTCGGCGTACCTCCTCGCGGTTCGGTGCGCGACTCGAGCCCTTCATGGTCGCCGACGTTCAGCTCTACCAGGGACGATCGCTCGATATCGTGCAACAGGCGGAGTCCCTCGGGTCGTACGGTGCCGACATCGCCGTCCACTACGACCGCTACACCTCCGCCCACGCCATGGTGGAAGCAGCCGACCGGCTCAACGAAGCCGAGGCCACCCCGCAGCAGTACCTCCTGCTCGTCGGCGGTCTGCGGGCCCTCGCCCGCGGCGAGCACGCGTCGCGCAGCATCCTCGACTCCTATCTGCTGCGAGCCATGGCGCTGTCCGGCTGGGCGCCGGGTCTCGGCGAGTGCGCCCGCTGCGGGCGTCCCGGCCCGCATGACTACTTCGTCGCTCAGCTCGGCGGAGCCGTGTGCGCGGAGTGCGCACCCGTCGGCTCCGCGCGCATCGCGAGCGCGACATCGGCCCTTCTCGGAGCACTCATGGCAGGGGAGTGGGACGACGTGGATGCCGCCTCCGCCGGCACGACGGCATCGGCATCCGGACTCATCGCCGCTTACGCGCAGTGGCACTTGGAGCGTGGCATCCGCTCGCTCTCTCACGTCTCCTCCGGGGAGGAACGATGA
- a CDS encoding isoprenyl transferase gives MTPKPYTHRDAVAYRPVDWTGLYPPAFPRGGVPEHVAIVMDGNGRWANRRGLTRVEGHKAGEAALLDVVAGAIQAGVKHLSVYAFSTENWARSPDEVRFLMGFNRDVLHRRRDQLNEWGVRVRWSGRKPRLWGSVIKELQYAEQLTRDNDVLTLTMCVNYGGRIELVDAMRSIGDDIAGGRIKPSAITEKLIRQRLYQPGMPDVDLFIRSSGEQRTSNFLLWESAYAEFVFLDRLWPDFSRTDLWEAIGLYLGRDRRFGGAVDTPDPPAL, from the coding sequence ATGACGCCGAAGCCCTACACGCATCGCGACGCCGTCGCGTATCGTCCCGTCGACTGGACCGGACTCTACCCCCCGGCCTTCCCCCGCGGAGGTGTGCCCGAGCACGTCGCGATCGTCATGGACGGAAACGGCCGCTGGGCCAATCGCCGTGGACTCACACGTGTCGAGGGCCACAAAGCCGGAGAGGCGGCGCTGCTCGATGTCGTGGCGGGTGCGATCCAAGCGGGTGTCAAGCATCTTTCGGTCTACGCCTTCTCGACGGAGAACTGGGCGCGTTCTCCCGACGAGGTGCGGTTCCTGATGGGGTTCAACCGTGACGTCCTGCATCGCCGACGCGATCAGCTCAACGAGTGGGGAGTCCGCGTCCGCTGGTCGGGACGCAAGCCCAGGCTGTGGGGCTCCGTCATCAAAGAACTGCAGTACGCGGAACAGCTCACGCGCGACAACGATGTCCTGACGCTGACGATGTGCGTCAACTACGGCGGACGCATTGAACTCGTCGATGCGATGCGCTCGATCGGAGACGACATCGCCGGTGGGCGAATCAAACCCTCCGCGATCACCGAGAAGCTCATCCGTCAGCGCCTCTATCAACCGGGGATGCCGGACGTGGATCTCTTCATCCGGTCGAGCGGCGAGCAGCGCACGTCCAACTTCCTTCTCTGGGAGTCGGCGTACGCCGAGTTCGTCTTCCTCGATCGGCTCTGGCCCGACTTCTCTCGCACCGACCTCTGGGAAGCGATCGGTCTCTACCTGGGTCGTGATCGGCGATTCGGCGGGGCGGTCGACACCCCCGACCCGCCTGCCCTCTGA
- a CDS encoding DsbA family protein has protein sequence MSEAIKIDVWSDIACPWCYIGKRNLENGLAAASADPDAPAVEVTYHSFELAPDTPVDFEGGESDYLAEHKGISPDQAQEMLSRVTGVAADAGLTYRFDLLRHTNTVKAHELLHFAKSQGRQHEMAERLMAAYFTEGRHVGRIDDLVALAEDAGLDGDAAREALESGRHLQDVRADQAQAAAYGINGVPFFVIDGKYGVSGAQPAEAFSQIVRQVWSERSEPAAS, from the coding sequence GTGAGTGAAGCCATCAAGATCGACGTCTGGTCCGACATCGCCTGCCCCTGGTGCTACATCGGCAAGCGCAACCTCGAGAACGGTCTCGCCGCGGCATCCGCAGACCCCGATGCACCTGCCGTCGAGGTCACGTACCACTCGTTCGAACTGGCGCCGGACACTCCTGTCGACTTCGAAGGCGGCGAGTCCGACTACCTCGCGGAGCACAAGGGCATCTCTCCGGACCAGGCGCAGGAGATGCTGTCACGCGTCACCGGTGTCGCCGCCGATGCGGGGCTCACCTACCGGTTCGATCTGCTCCGCCACACCAACACCGTCAAGGCCCACGAGCTGCTTCACTTCGCGAAGTCTCAGGGACGTCAGCACGAGATGGCGGAGCGGCTCATGGCTGCCTACTTCACGGAAGGACGTCACGTCGGGCGCATCGACGATCTCGTCGCGCTGGCGGAGGACGCAGGACTCGACGGCGACGCAGCACGGGAGGCGCTCGAATCCGGACGCCACCTCCAGGACGTCCGCGCGGATCAGGCGCAGGCCGCCGCGTACGGCATCAACGGCGTCCCCTTCTTCGTGATCGACGGCAAGTACGGGGTCTCGGGCGCGCAGCCCGCCGAAGCGTTCAGCCAGATCGTGCGCCAGGTGTGGTCGGAGCGTTCGGAGCCCGCGGCGTCCTGA
- a CDS encoding glutathione peroxidase, with the protein MTAETLTDLRSIPFQTAEGETSTLADYGDKVILVVNVASKCGLAPQYEQLEELQRTYGDRGFTVVGFPCNQFMGQEPGSMEEILDYCAMTWGVTFPVNDKIKVNGPGAAPLYKALKKSHDEEGKKGPIMWNFEKFVLTPGGQVHRFRPNTKPDDPEIIAVIERNLPA; encoded by the coding sequence ATGACTGCAGAGACGCTGACCGATCTTCGGAGCATCCCCTTCCAGACGGCAGAGGGAGAGACCTCGACGCTGGCAGATTACGGCGACAAGGTCATCCTGGTCGTCAATGTCGCGTCCAAGTGCGGTCTCGCTCCGCAGTACGAGCAGCTGGAAGAGTTGCAGCGCACCTACGGCGATCGCGGCTTCACCGTCGTCGGGTTCCCGTGCAATCAGTTCATGGGGCAGGAGCCCGGCTCGATGGAAGAGATCCTCGACTACTGCGCGATGACGTGGGGCGTCACGTTCCCCGTCAACGACAAGATCAAGGTGAACGGCCCGGGAGCCGCCCCGCTTTACAAGGCGCTGAAGAAGTCCCACGACGAAGAGGGCAAAAAGGGTCCGATCATGTGGAACTTCGAGAAATTTGTTCTCACGCCGGGCGGTCAGGTGCACCGTTTCCGCCCGAACACCAAGCCCGATGACCCCGAGATCATCGCGGTCATCGAGAGGAATCTTCCCGCCTGA
- the dusB gene encoding tRNA dihydrouridine synthase DusB, with translation MTPTLAPARPLRIGPIELDAPVVLAPMAGITNTAFRRLCREYGAGLYVSEMITSRALVERNATTMRLITHHESETPRSIQLYGVDPGTVESAVRVLVEEDRADHIDLNFGCPVPKVTRKGGGAALPWKLGLFREIVTRAVQAAGDIPLTVKMRKGIDPDHLTFLDAGRIAEDAGVAAVALHARTASEFYSGTADWSAIAALKAAVTSVPVLGNGDIWSAADAERMMHETGCDGVVVGRGCLGRPWLFGDLARALGGAGAASDEPVDATLGFVAAAFRRHAELLVEFFDDEGRGCRDIRKHVAWYFKGYPVGGDTRAALATASTLAEIDDLLATLDHDAPYPGDAAEGQRGRAGSPKRPALPDGWLASRELGAEATNALADAELDHSGG, from the coding sequence GTGACACCCACACTCGCTCCTGCACGCCCGCTGCGCATCGGGCCGATCGAGCTCGACGCACCGGTCGTGCTCGCCCCGATGGCGGGCATCACGAACACCGCGTTCCGTCGGCTCTGCCGCGAGTACGGAGCCGGGCTCTACGTCAGCGAGATGATCACGTCGCGCGCTCTCGTCGAACGCAACGCGACGACGATGCGCCTCATCACTCACCACGAGTCCGAGACACCGCGCTCCATCCAGCTCTACGGCGTCGACCCCGGCACCGTCGAGTCGGCCGTGCGCGTGCTGGTAGAAGAGGACCGCGCCGACCACATCGACCTCAACTTCGGCTGTCCCGTCCCCAAGGTCACCCGCAAAGGCGGCGGGGCGGCGCTGCCGTGGAAGCTCGGACTGTTCCGCGAGATCGTGACTCGGGCCGTTCAGGCCGCGGGGGACATCCCCCTGACGGTCAAGATGCGCAAGGGCATCGATCCCGATCATCTGACGTTCCTCGACGCGGGCCGGATCGCCGAGGATGCCGGCGTCGCCGCCGTCGCCCTCCACGCCCGCACTGCGTCCGAGTTCTACTCGGGCACGGCCGATTGGTCGGCCATCGCGGCGCTCAAAGCCGCGGTCACGAGTGTCCCTGTCCTCGGCAACGGCGACATCTGGTCGGCGGCCGACGCCGAGCGGATGATGCACGAGACCGGATGCGACGGTGTTGTCGTCGGACGTGGCTGCCTCGGGCGGCCGTGGCTTTTCGGCGATCTGGCGAGGGCACTGGGCGGCGCCGGCGCAGCATCCGATGAGCCTGTCGACGCGACACTCGGATTCGTCGCCGCCGCATTCCGTCGCCACGCCGAACTGCTCGTCGAGTTCTTCGACGACGAGGGACGCGGATGCCGCGACATTCGCAAGCACGTCGCGTGGTACTTCAAGGGCTATCCCGTCGGTGGCGACACGCGCGCCGCTCTCGCGACAGCGTCCACTCTCGCGGAGATCGACGATCTTCTCGCAACACTCGATCACGATGCGCCGTATCCGGGCGACGCCGCCGAGGGGCAGCGCGGACGCGCAGGTTCCCCGAAGCGCCCGGCGCTTCCCGACGGCTGGCTGGCCTCTCGCGAGCTCGGCGCCGAGGCCACGAACGCACTCGCCGATGCGGAGCTCGACCACAGTGGCGGTTGA
- a CDS encoding deoxyguanosinetriphosphate triphosphohydrolase, translating to MRSSTTVAVDASARPGGVALRPEGYDDHDAERFHTELHRSSRDDFARDRARVLHSAALRRLAAKTQVLSPASPADFARNRLTHSLEVAQVGRELATALQLSPDVVDTACLSHDLGHPPFGHNGERALNEWAEDIGGFEGNAQTLRILSRLEPKVIVDARTFGLNLTRASLDATCKYPWTAEHPVPDPGGRLKFGVYPDDEPTFAWMREGAPGRIRCIEAEVMDLSDDIAYSVHDFEDAVVNGYLDPAWLADPAQREMLLTSIQTWVGYDFARDELADALYRLMRIPEWISSFDGTRGALARLKNLTSDLIGRFARAATTATREAYAAPVLTRYRAHVVVPRVIEAEMAVLKGIIGAAVVSIDGRKTLYREQRRVLKRVADALWADPTRLDPLHTEDFAAATSDAARKRVVVDQVASLTDQLAIAWHERLVGELDAGSIGIWAPRASVSPAEST from the coding sequence ATGCGGAGCTCGACCACAGTGGCGGTTGACGCCTCGGCCCGTCCGGGCGGGGTGGCCCTGCGCCCCGAGGGCTATGACGACCACGACGCGGAACGGTTCCACACCGAGCTCCACCGATCCTCGCGGGACGACTTCGCCCGAGATCGGGCGCGAGTTCTGCATTCCGCTGCGCTCCGACGCTTGGCGGCCAAGACCCAAGTGCTGAGTCCGGCGAGCCCGGCCGACTTCGCGCGCAACCGATTGACCCACTCGCTCGAGGTCGCGCAGGTCGGCCGCGAGCTCGCGACGGCCCTGCAGCTTTCCCCCGACGTCGTCGACACGGCGTGTCTCAGTCACGATCTCGGACACCCGCCCTTCGGTCACAACGGCGAAAGAGCGCTCAACGAGTGGGCGGAAGACATCGGGGGCTTCGAAGGCAACGCGCAGACCCTGAGGATCCTGTCGCGCCTCGAACCCAAGGTCATCGTCGACGCACGCACCTTCGGGCTGAATCTCACGCGCGCGAGTCTCGACGCGACGTGCAAGTACCCGTGGACGGCAGAGCACCCCGTGCCGGACCCGGGCGGGCGGCTGAAGTTCGGCGTCTACCCCGACGACGAGCCGACCTTCGCATGGATGCGCGAGGGGGCCCCCGGCCGCATCCGCTGCATCGAGGCAGAAGTCATGGATCTGTCCGATGACATCGCCTACTCCGTGCACGACTTCGAGGACGCCGTCGTCAACGGCTATCTCGATCCCGCATGGCTTGCCGACCCCGCGCAGCGCGAGATGCTGCTGACATCGATCCAGACGTGGGTCGGATACGACTTCGCACGGGACGAACTCGCCGACGCCCTGTACCGGCTCATGCGCATCCCGGAGTGGATCTCCTCGTTCGACGGCACCCGCGGTGCCCTCGCACGACTCAAGAACCTCACCTCCGACCTCATCGGCCGATTCGCACGCGCGGCCACGACCGCGACACGTGAGGCCTACGCGGCGCCCGTCCTCACGCGATATCGGGCGCACGTCGTGGTGCCGCGCGTCATCGAGGCCGAGATGGCGGTTCTCAAGGGCATCATCGGCGCCGCTGTCGTGTCGATCGACGGACGCAAGACGCTCTACCGCGAGCAGCGTCGCGTGCTCAAGCGCGTCGCCGACGCGCTTTGGGCCGACCCGACGCGGCTCGATCCCCTGCACACGGAGGACTTCGCGGCGGCGACGTCCGACGCCGCGCGGAAGCGGGTCGTCGTCGACCAAGTGGCGAGCCTCACCGACCAGCTCGCGATCGCGTGGCATGAGCGGCTCGTGGGCGAGCTCGACGCCGGTTCCATCGGGATCTGGGCCCCCCGAGCATCCGTCTCTCCCGCGGAGAGCACCTGA